In Sphaeramia orbicularis chromosome 15, fSphaOr1.1, whole genome shotgun sequence, a single genomic region encodes these proteins:
- the LOC115434688 gene encoding cytochrome P450 26B1-like, whose amino-acid sequence MFPLAQFGVLSALATALTSVLSAVLLLALTRQLWSLRWSLTRDKDSSLPLPKGSMGWPLVGETFHWLFQGSNFHISRRERHGNVFKTHLLGKPVIRVTGPENIRKILLGEHSLVCTQWPQSTRIILGPNTLVNSIGDLHKRKRKILAKVFSRGALESYLPRLQDVVKCEIAKWCLEPGSVDVYSAARSLTFRIAIKVLLGLQLEEERIVYLAKIFEQLMNNLFSLPIDAPLSGLRKGIKAREILHANMEKIIEEKMERQQVEEEYHDAFDYMLSSAKEHGQQLSIQELKETAVELIFAAHSTTASASTSLVLQLLRHPAVVERARAELDAEGLGYEAHKSNCRSAVTMETEAGADSETTCLLTRAGHHHQNHDPGFPWSQSHVPYLSLDKLSQLRYIDCIVKEVLRFLPPVSGGYRTALQTFELDGYQVPKGWSVMYSIRDTHETAAVFQSPELFDPDRFGPDREESRSARFSYVPFGGGVRSCVGKELAQIILKTLTVELIGSCKWTLATENFPKMQTVPIVHPVNGLHVHFNYNYPL is encoded by the exons ATGTTCCCCCTGGCCCAGTTCGGTGTGCTGTCGGCCCTGGCCACGGCGCTCACCTCGGTCCTGTCCGCGGTCCTGCTGCTGGCGCTCACCCGGCAGCTGTGGAGCCTCCGCTGGAGTCTGACCCGGGACAAAGACAGCAGCCTGCCCCTGCCCAAGGGCTCCATGGGCTGGCCTCTGGTCGGAGAGACCTTCCACTGGCTCTTCCAG GGCTCCAACTTCCACATCTCACGTAGAGAACGCCATGGAAACGTGTTTAAGACCCACCTCCTGGGGAAGCCCGTCATCCGGGTGACGGGGCCTGAAAATATTCGTAAAATCCTGCTGGGGGAGCACAGCCTGGTGTGCACGCAGTGGCCCCAGAGCACCCGCATCATCCTGGGGCCCAACACCCTGGTCAACTCCATCGGAGACCTAcacaagaggaagaggaag ATCCTGGCTAAAGTGTTTAGCCGTGGGGCTCTGGAGTCCTACCTGCCCCGGCTGCAGGACGTTGTCAAGTGTGAAATCGCCAAGTGGTGCTTGGAGCCCGGCTCTGTGGACGTCTACAGCGCCGCTAGGTCCCTGACGTTCCGAATCGCCATCAAGGTCCTGCTGGGTCTGCAGCTGGAGGAGGAGCGAATAGTTTATCTGGCCAAGATCTTTGAGCAGCTCATGAACAACCTGTTCTCACTTCCTATAGATGCTCCACTCAGCGGCCTACGCAAG GGGATAAAGGCTAGAGAGATCTTGCATGCCAATATGGAGAAAATCATTGAGGAGAAAATGGAGCGACAGCAAGTGGAGGAGGAATATCATGACGCCTTCGACTACATGCTATCGAGCGCCAAGGAGCACGGCCAGCAACTCAGCATCCAAGAGCTAAAG GAAACTGCAGTCGAGTTGATCTTTGCTGCTCATTCCACCACCGCCAGCGCCTCCACGTCCTTGGTGCTGCAGCTTCTGCGTCACCCAGCGGTGGTGGAACGGGCCCGAGCCGAGCTGGACGCCGAGGGCCTGGGCTACGAAGCCCACAAAAGCAACTGCCGGTCCGCCGTCACCATGGAGACAGAGGCCGGCGCTGACTCCGAGACCACCTGTCTGCTGACCAGGGCGGGTCATCATCACCAGAATCATGACCCGGGTTTTCCGTGGTCCCAGTCTCATGTACCGTACCTGAGTCTGGACAAACTGAGCCAGCTTCGCTACATCGACTGTATAGTCAAAGAGGTGCTTCGCTTCCTGCCGCCGGTCTCCGGTGGATACAGGACCGCACTGCAGACCTTTGAACTAGAT GGCTACCAGGTCCCCAAAGGCTGGAGCGTCATGTATAGTATTAGGGACACCCATGAGACCGCTGCAGTCTTCCAGAGCCCGGAGCTGTTTGACCCGGATCGCTTCGGTCCGGACCGCGAGGAGAGCCGGTCGGCCCGGTTCAGCTACGTGCCGTTCGGCGGTGGCGTGCGGAGCTGCGTAGGGAAGGAGCTGGCACAGATCATCCTAAAGACTCTGACTGTGGAGCTGATCGGGTCATGCAAATGGACCCTGGCCACGGAGAACTTCCCCAAGATGCAGACGGTCCCCATAGTGCATCCGGTGAACGGGCTGCACGTGCATTTCAACTACAACTACCCACTTTAG